The nucleotide sequence AAGACATTCACTTTATTCCAGAAGTCGTTCATGTATTTGTAAGCTGTCCTAAATGTGGAAGCAGAGACTTTGAAGTTGTGAAGGGAAGGGGAGTTTACGTTGAGGCTATAAAGGTCGAAGGTGAGGAACAATGATTGACCCAAGAATAAAGGCCATTGAAGCGAGGCTTGAGAAGGTTAAAAGAGTAATCCCAGTCGTAAGTGGCAAGGGAGGAGTGGGAAAGTCATTGACATCAACAACTTTAGCATTAGTCCTAGCTGAAAAAGGATATAAAGTTGGTCTTCTTGATTTGGACTTTCATGGAGCAAGCGACCACGTGATTTTAGGATTTGAGGCAAAAGAGTTTCCAGAGGAGGATAGAGGAATAGTTCCCCCAGAAGTTCATGGGATAAAGTTCATGAGCATCGTTTTTTATTCAGAGGATAAACCAACACCTTTAAGGGGACACGAGATTAGCGATGCTTTAATAGAGCTTCTGGCAATCACAAGATGGGAAGAT is from Thermococcus paralvinellae and encodes:
- a CDS encoding Mrp/NBP35 family ATP-binding protein gives rise to the protein MIDPRIKAIEARLEKVKRVIPVVSGKGGVGKSLTSTTLALVLAEKGYKVGLLDLDFHGASDHVILGFEAKEFPEEDRGIVPPEVHGIKFMSIVFYSEDKPTPLRGHEISDALIELLAITRWEDLDFLIIDMPPGMGDQFLDVLRFLKRGEFLVVATPSKLAVNVVRKLLELLKEQNLKIIGIVENMKLDDEKDIQNLAEEFGVPYLVGIPLYRDLDGKIGNVGELLNSEFAEKIREVAGKL